One window from the genome of Anaerolineae bacterium encodes:
- the radA gene encoding DNA repair protein RadA, with amino-acid sequence MTRQRIRYVCQNCGSVQAKWMGRCPDCGEWNTLVETVVEVSPKEPSRPVLLSANEPQPLTAVNTEHDARIRLSMTELDRVLGGGLVPGSVNLIGGDPGIGKSTLLLQVAADLAEAGGRVLYISGEESLRQIKMRAERLGITSGNILLMSEVHLEPILAHIEQVQPQLAIVDSIQSVYTERVESAAGSVTQVRECAADLLRVAKAHNIPMFLVGHVTKAGAIAGPRVLEHVVDAVLYLEGDRFHTYRLLRSVKNRFGSTNEVGVFEMTESGLREVSNPSEAFLAERLPNAAGSAIAVTMEGTRPIVVEIQALSSPTSFGLPRRTANGVDLNRLLLLAAVLSKRVGVKLHDQDIFVNVVGGLRISEPAADLSVAVAVASSYYNRPVPADLVTIGEVGLSGELRGVSHLQRRLSEAARLGFTRCILPQSVLHKGFTPPNGLEVIGARTLRQALHAALGKEEGRA; translated from the coding sequence ATGACCCGACAGCGCATCCGCTACGTATGCCAGAACTGCGGCTCGGTGCAGGCGAAGTGGATGGGGCGCTGTCCCGACTGCGGCGAGTGGAACACACTGGTGGAAACGGTCGTGGAGGTCTCCCCCAAGGAGCCTTCACGACCGGTTTTGCTTTCCGCCAATGAGCCTCAGCCCCTGACCGCGGTCAATACCGAGCACGATGCCCGGATTCGCCTCTCGATGACCGAGCTGGACCGCGTGCTGGGAGGGGGGCTGGTGCCCGGGTCGGTGAACCTGATCGGGGGAGACCCGGGCATTGGCAAATCTACGTTGCTACTGCAGGTGGCGGCTGATTTGGCGGAGGCCGGCGGCCGCGTGCTGTATATCTCCGGGGAGGAGTCCCTGCGGCAGATCAAGATGCGCGCCGAGCGCCTGGGCATCACCAGCGGCAACATCCTGCTGATGTCCGAGGTGCATTTGGAGCCCATTCTGGCGCACATCGAGCAGGTACAGCCGCAGTTGGCGATCGTGGATTCCATACAATCGGTGTACACGGAGCGAGTGGAGTCGGCCGCCGGCAGTGTCACACAGGTGCGCGAGTGCGCGGCGGACCTTCTGCGCGTCGCCAAGGCGCATAATATCCCCATGTTCCTGGTGGGACATGTGACCAAGGCCGGCGCCATCGCCGGCCCGCGCGTCCTGGAACACGTCGTGGATGCGGTCTTATACCTGGAAGGGGACCGCTTCCATACCTACCGTTTGCTGCGGAGCGTGAAGAACCGCTTTGGCTCCACCAACGAGGTGGGGGTGTTTGAGATGACGGAGAGCGGCCTGCGGGAGGTGTCCAATCCCTCCGAGGCCTTCCTGGCGGAGCGCCTCCCCAACGCCGCCGGCTCGGCCATTGCCGTCACTATGGAGGGCACTCGCCCCATTGTCGTTGAGATTCAGGCGCTCAGCAGTCCCACCAGCTTTGGCCTGCCGCGCCGCACCGCCAACGGTGTGGACTTGAACCGTCTGCTCCTGCTGGCGGCAGTGCTGAGCAAACGGGTTGGGGTGAAGTTGCACGATCAGGACATTTTTGTTAATGTAGTAGGTGGGTTGCGGATCAGCGAGCCGGCCGCGGACTTAAGCGTGGCGGTGGCGGTCGCGTCGAGTTACTATAACCGGCCGGTGCCGGCCGACCTGGTGACTATCGGCGAGGTGGGCCTCAGCGGCGAACTGCGCGGTGTGAGCCATCTCCAGCGCCGGCTGAGCGAGGCCGCCCGCCTTGGATTCACGCGCTGTATCCTGCCCCAATCGGTGCTTCACAAAGGGTTTACCCCTCCGAACGGGTTGGAGGTTATCGGGGCGCGCACCCTGCGACAGGCTTTACACGCCGCTCTGGGCAAAGAAGAGGGGCGTGCATAA
- a CDS encoding ATP-dependent Clp protease ATP-binding subunit, producing the protein KEKGESKTPLLDQLAVDLTAQAREGKLDPVIGREKEIERVIQILSRRTKNNPALIGEPGVGKTAIVEGLAQRIVAGEVPQPLLNKRLLMLDVGSLVAGTMYRGQFEERLKKVLEEIKQTECIIFIDEVHMLVGAGSAGSAVDAANILKPALGRGEIQCIGATTLDEYRKHIEGDAALERRFQPILVEEPTMEETLEILKGIRERYEAHHNVHITDEALEAAVKLSARYIPDRFMPDKAIDVIDEAASRVRIYKSPYAIGLRESFRQLRELERRRQEACEQERWDLVADLRVREAELDQRIEEMRLNWDSPFERPDVTPDDVAEIVSMWTGIPVKRLATEETERLLKMEEALHQRIVGQDEPIAAVAKAVRRARAGLKDPRRPIGTFMFLGPTGVGKTELARALAEFLFGSEDALLKLDMSEFMERHTVSRLVGAPPGYVGYEEAGQLTEAVRRRPYSVVLFDENEKAHPEVFNMLLQIMEDGHLTDAKGRRVDFRNTIIIMTSNVGATSIRKAGSLGFAVARDEKERAERDYEEMKEKVMDELKKTFRPEFLNRLDGVMVFHSLNKEQIKQIVDLELGKLQKRLDEHHVKLVPTEAARELIAEKGYDPMFGARPLRRVIQDLIEDRLSEGLLAGEFTEHCTVEVDVEDGEIVLRCLPPQNSGDISNGSASEDSRLEPFILRN; encoded by the coding sequence CCAAAGAGAAGGGCGAGAGCAAGACGCCCCTGCTGGACCAGCTCGCGGTGGACCTGACCGCGCAGGCGCGCGAGGGCAAGCTGGACCCCGTCATCGGCCGCGAGAAAGAGATCGAGCGGGTCATCCAAATCCTGTCCCGCCGCACCAAGAACAACCCGGCCCTGATCGGCGAGCCGGGCGTGGGTAAGACCGCCATCGTGGAGGGTCTTGCCCAGCGCATCGTCGCCGGCGAGGTGCCCCAGCCGCTCCTCAACAAGCGCCTGCTGATGCTGGATGTCGGCTCCCTGGTGGCCGGCACCATGTACCGCGGCCAGTTTGAGGAGCGCCTCAAGAAGGTGCTGGAGGAAATCAAGCAGACCGAGTGCATCATCTTCATTGATGAGGTGCACATGCTGGTCGGCGCCGGCTCTGCCGGCAGTGCCGTGGATGCCGCCAACATCCTGAAGCCGGCGTTGGGCCGCGGCGAAATCCAGTGCATCGGCGCCACGACCCTCGACGAATACCGCAAGCATATCGAGGGAGATGCCGCGCTGGAGCGCCGCTTCCAGCCCATCCTGGTGGAAGAGCCCACCATGGAGGAGACGCTGGAGATCCTCAAGGGCATCCGCGAGCGCTATGAGGCGCATCACAACGTGCATATCACCGACGAGGCGTTGGAAGCGGCGGTGAAGCTCTCTGCCCGTTACATCCCGGACCGCTTCATGCCGGACAAGGCCATTGACGTGATTGATGAGGCGGCATCGCGGGTACGGATTTACAAGAGCCCGTATGCCATTGGTCTGCGCGAATCGTTCCGCCAGCTTCGCGAGCTGGAGCGCCGCCGGCAGGAAGCCTGCGAGCAGGAACGCTGGGACCTGGTGGCGGACCTGCGGGTGCGCGAGGCCGAGCTGGACCAGCGCATCGAAGAGATGCGGCTGAACTGGGACTCGCCCTTCGAGCGCCCAGATGTCACGCCGGATGATGTGGCCGAGATCGTCTCCATGTGGACGGGCATCCCGGTGAAACGGCTGGCCACCGAGGAGACCGAGCGTCTCCTGAAGATGGAGGAGGCACTGCATCAGCGCATCGTGGGCCAGGATGAGCCGATTGCCGCGGTGGCCAAGGCGGTGCGGCGGGCGCGCGCCGGCCTGAAAGACCCGCGCCGGCCCATCGGCACCTTCATGTTCCTGGGACCCACTGGTGTCGGCAAGACCGAGCTGGCGCGCGCCCTGGCGGAGTTCCTGTTCGGGAGCGAGGATGCCCTGCTCAAGCTGGATATGTCGGAGTTCATGGAGCGGCACACCGTGTCGCGCCTGGTAGGTGCCCCGCCCGGCTATGTGGGCTATGAGGAGGCCGGCCAGTTGACCGAGGCCGTGCGCCGGCGGCCGTACTCCGTGGTGCTGTTCGATGAGAACGAGAAGGCCCATCCCGAGGTCTTCAACATGCTCCTGCAGATCATGGAGGATGGCCATCTGACAGATGCCAAGGGCCGGCGGGTGGACTTCCGCAATACGATCATCATTATGACCTCCAACGTTGGCGCGACCAGCATCCGCAAGGCCGGCAGTCTGGGCTTCGCGGTGGCGCGCGATGAAAAGGAGCGGGCGGAGCGGGACTACGAGGAAATGAAAGAGAAGGTCATGGATGAGCTGAAGAAGACCTTCCGCCCCGAGTTCCTGAACCGTCTGGACGGCGTGATGGTCTTCCACTCGCTGAACAAGGAACAGATCAAACAGATCGTGGACTTGGAGCTGGGCAAACTGCAGAAGCGTCTGGACGAACATCACGTCAAACTGGTGCCGACCGAGGCGGCTCGTGAGCTGATCGCCGAGAAGGGGTATGATCCCATGTTCGGGGCGCGGCCTCTGCGCCGGGTCATTCAGGACCTGATCGAGGACCGCCTGTCGGAAGGCCTGCTGGCCGGCGAGTTCACCGAGCACTGCACCGTGGAGGTAGACGTCGAGGACGGCGAGATTGTCCTGCGGTGCTTGCCCCCGCAGAACTCCGGCGACATCTCAAACGGCTCCGCCTCCGAGGACTCGCGGCTTGAGCCGTTCATCCTGCGCAACTGA
- a CDS encoding transcriptional repressor — protein MSCEELFLKKLRERGFRLTPQREMVLRVMHQIAGFATAEEIFQRVQELSSAIDISTVYRTLELLQEFQMVSVVDPGDGQRRYELVGVHGPHIHLVCQDCGEVTPIDLDEFQEFVDHVRRRHGFTIDISQVSLPGYCNVCASRHQEPEPEEA, from the coding sequence ATGTCCTGTGAGGAGCTGTTCCTGAAAAAGTTGCGCGAACGGGGCTTCCGGCTGACGCCCCAGCGCGAGATGGTTCTGCGCGTCATGCACCAGATAGCCGGCTTTGCCACCGCCGAGGAGATTTTCCAGCGCGTCCAGGAATTGAGCAGTGCCATTGACATCTCCACCGTGTACCGCACCCTGGAACTGCTCCAGGAATTTCAGATGGTCTCCGTGGTGGACCCGGGCGATGGTCAGCGCCGCTATGAGCTGGTTGGGGTGCATGGGCCGCATATTCATCTGGTGTGTCAGGACTGCGGCGAGGTGACCCCGATAGACCTGGACGAATTCCAGGAGTTTGTGGATCATGTTCGCCGGCGCCACGGCTTCACCATTGACATCAGCCAGGTGAGCCTACCGGGGTACTGCAACGTCTGCGCCAGCCGGCACCAGGAGCCAGAACCAGAGGAAGCATAG